DNA sequence from the Terriglobia bacterium genome:
GCGTCGTGGTGAGATGGTCCGCCGCCTGCCATCCCGAGTACACGAGGACCGCCGCGAATAGGAGATTCGCACCGACGATCCCGGTCCAGTGGAGGAGCGTCCGGGTCCGCCGCGTCTTGCGGACCTCGCGGTTCGCGCGCCGCCGCCAGTAGCGGCGGTCGGGCTCCGCCGTGGGGCCGCCTCGTTCCAGTATCATCGCGTCCTCCGTCGCCGCCTTGGCCCCGACTCGAGCTTGATCAGCTCCTCCCCGGTCCTCCGGACGTTGCCTGCACCCAGCGTGAGCACGAGGTCCCCCTCGCGCACGACGCCCTTGAGGAGCGCCGGGATCTTCCTAAGGTCCGGCTCGAAGGTCACCGACGGGTGTCCGTGGCGAACGAGCGCGTCCGCCACCGACGCGCCGTTGACACCGGGGATCGGCGTTTCGCCGGCCGGGTAGATCTCCGTCACGATCACGCGGTCCGCGAGGAAGAACGCGCGGCCGAACTCCTCGAGCAGGGCTCGTGTCCGCGTGAATCGGTGCGGCTGGAAGACCACGATCGTACGTACCCCGAACCCCTCACGCGCCGCGGCGAGCGTCGCGGCGATCTCGGTGGGATGGTGCCCGTAGTCGTCCACGACCATGGCGCCGAACGCCGTTCCCAGGAGCTCGAAGCGGCGGTCGACACCCCTGAATCGCGCGAGCGCCCGCGCCGCCGACGCGAAGGGGACGTCGAGCTCGAGCCCGACCGCGATCGCGGCCAGCGCGTTGTAGACCGAGTGGCGCCCGGGGACCCGAAGCCTCACCTCGCCCAGACGCACTCCGCGTCGCGAGGCGGTGAACGTCGAGCCGAAGCCGGCGACGGTCACGTCCGCGGCGGAGACTTCCGCATCGCTGGAGAGCCCGTAGGTGATCAGCCGGCGGTCGACGCGGGGGAGGATGGAGCGCACGTTCGGATCGTCGAGGTAGGCCACCACGGCGCCGTAGAAAGGGACGCGGGAGACGAACTGCAGGAACGCGTCCTGGATCGCCAACAGGTCGGCGTAGTGGTCGAGGTGCTCCCGGTCGACGTTGGTCACGACGGCGATGGTGGGCTTCATCTTGAGGAACGAGCCGTCCGACTCGTCCGCCTCGGCGACCATCATCTCGCCTTTGCCGAGCTTGGCCCCGGACCTGAGCGCGGCGATGCGGCCGCCGATCACCACGGTGGGATCCAGGCCGCCGTTCCCCAGGACGTCGGCGATCATCGCGGTCGTGGTGGTCTTCCCATGGGAGCCCGCCACCGCGACCCCGTACTTCATCCGCATGAGCTCCGCGAGCATCTCCGCACGCGGGATCACCGGGATCCTGCGCCGGCGTGCCTCGACCACCTCCGGGTTGTCCGGACGGACCGCGGACGAGATCACGAGCACGTCCGCGTCCTGGACGTACGACGCGCGGTGGCCGCGGTGCACCGTGGCTCCGAGCTTCGCGAGGCGCCGCGTCGCTGGACTCGTCACGAGGTCCGAGCCGGACACGGGGTACCCCATGTTCACCAGGACCTCGGCGATGCCGCTCATACCGGCCCCGCCGACGCCGACGAAATGGAGACGCCTCGCCTTACGGAACATCGGGCGCCTCCTCCCCGGCGGAAGGTCCCCCGGCCCCGGGTGCGCCCCCTTCGAGCAGCGCGTCGGCGACGTCGGCGATCCGCTCCGCCGCGTCCGGCCGCGCGAGCTTTCTCGCCGCCTCGCCCATCGCCCGCCGCCGGGCCGGATCCGCCGCGAGGGCCGCGACGGTGGCGGCGAGGCGGCTCCCGTCGAGATCCCGGTCCAGCACGACCACCGCGGCGCCGGCATCCTCCACGGCCTCGGCGTTGAGCCGCTGGTGATCGTCGGCTGCGAACGGGTAGGGGACGAGGACCGCCGGGCGGCCGGCGGCGGCCAACTCCGCGAGGGTCGTCGCCCCGGCGCGGCAGACGGCGAGGTCCGCCCCGGCGAGACGCGCGGCCATGTCGTCGAGGAACGCCCTCACCTCGTGGGAACCGGGGTAGTCCCGGTAGGCCGCCGCGACCGAGGCCTCGTCCTCGTCGCCGGTCTGGTGGACGATCCGCGGCGGCGGGGAGATCCGTCCGAGCGAGGGGATCGCCCCGACGGCCGCGCGGTTGATGGATCGCGCGCCCCGGCTCCCGCCGAAGACGAGGAGCGAGAGCGCTTCGCCCGACGGGGGCGGTCCGATCGATGTGAATTCGCGGCGGACCGGATTTCCGGTGACGATCCCGCGGCCGCCGAGCCTCGAGCGCGCGGCGTCGGAGGGGACGCAGACGGCGTCCACCCGCGGCGCGAGCCAGCGGTTGACCGCCCCCGGGAAGTGGTTCTGCTCCATCACCATCGCTCTCACGCGGAGGAGCCGCGCGGCCAGAACCGCGGGCCCCGACGCGTACCCTCCCACTCCGATCACCAGGTCCGGCCTCCAGGCGACCATCCACGCCAAGCACCGGATCGTTCCCACCGCCGCGGCCGCCGCGGCCGCCACGCGCCCCGGGAGGCTCGCGCCCTTGAGCCCCGCGAGCGGCATCGTCCGTAGCCGGAACCCGGCGGCGGGCACGAGCCTCGTCTCGAGGCCCCGCTTCCCTCCGATGAACGCGATGATCGCGTCCGGGTGCCGCCGCCTCAGCTCGTCCGCCACCGCGAGCGCGGGGAACAGGTGCCCGCCGGTCCCTCCGCCCGCGACGACGATCCTCCTCCCGCCCTCCTTCACCCGCATCCCGATCAGCTCGAGTGCTGGGAGACGTTCAGCACGAGTCCGGCCGCGGCCATGCTCGCGACGAGGGACGATCCCCCGTAGCTGATGAACGGGCACGGCAGCCCTTTCGTCGGGAACAGTCCGAGGCAAACCGCCATGTGGATCAGCGCCTGGATCGTCAGGAGGCTCGTCGCCCCCAGGGCCAGGTAGAACCCGAATCGGTCCGGCGCCCGTACCGCCGCCCGCATTCCGCGCCAGAAAAGCACAGAGAATCCGACCAGCAGGAGCGACGTCCCGACGAGGCCCAGCTCCTCGCCGACCACGCTGAAGATGAAATCCGTGTGCGCCGCCGGCAGATAGAACGCCTTCTGCTGGCCTTGGCCGAGGCCGGCGCCGAGGGTCCCGCCGTTGCCCAGCGCGATGAGCGACTGCCAGAGCTGGAAGCCGGAGCCCTGGAGGTTCGCCTCGGGGTGGAGAAACGTCTTGATGCGCTCGACCCGGTACGGCTCCGCCACGACCGCGACCGCCATCCCCACGGTCCCGGCCCCGGCGACAGCGCCGATGTAGGACCAGCGCAGGCCGGCGACGAACAGCATCACGCCCATGAGGGCGGCGACCATCAGCGCGGAGCCCAAGTCGGGCTCGACGGCGATCAGCGCCGCCATCGCCCCGGTGATCGCCACGCACGGCCCGAGGACCTTGGGGAGGTCGTTGACCTGTCCTTCCTTGCGGGAGAGCAGGTAGGCCATGAACACGATGATGACCAGCTTGGCGATCTCGGACGGCTGCACGCTGGCGATCCCCAGGGGGAACCAGCGGCGGGCCCCTCCGGCGGCCGGCATGGCGAGAACCGCGATCAGCGCGGCCAGGGTCATCGCGACCAGGCCGAGCACGATCCGCCGGTCGTCGAGCTTGCGGTACGACAGGCGCATCGTCCCGAACAGGGCGAGCACCCCCAGCACCACGTAGATCGAGTGCCGCAGCAGGTAATGGTACGGGCTCTGGCCGAGGCTCATCGCCAGGTAGTGGGAGGCGCTCCCCACCATGAGAAGCCCCCAGAACACCAAGAGACCCGTGGTGAGGAGGAACCATCGGTCCGGCGCCGTGCGCTTAGGCATACCGGCCTCCTCCGGGGAGAAGCCCTTCCACGGAACGGCGGAAATCGTCCCCGCGCTCCTCGAAGTTCCGGTACTGGTCGAACGAGGCGCACCCCGGCGCCAGGAGGACCACGTCCCCCGGCCGCGCACGCTCGTAGGCGGCGCGCACCGCCGTCATGACGGTGCGGCAGTCCACCAGAGGGACCGTGCCCGCGAGGCCCGCGCGGATCGCCCGCGCCGCCTGCCCGACCAGGAGAACGCAGCGGGCGCGCTCGCGGACGGCGGGCGCCAAGGCGGGCCAGTCGCCGCCCTTGTCCTTGCCGCCCAGGATCAACAGCACGGTCCCCGCCGGGAACGCCAGGAGCGCCCGTCCCGCCGCGTCGAGGTTGGTCGCCTTGGAGTCGTCGTAGAACTGCACGCCGTCCAGGGTGCCGACGTGCTGGAGGCGGTGCGGGAGCGCGACGAACGCGCGGAGCGCCCGGGCGATCGCCTCCGGCCGGCATCCTTCGAGACCGCACGCGAGCGCCGCGGCGAGGGCATTGGCCGTGTTGTGCTCGCCTGGCACGCGCAGCGCGGACGCCGGGAGGATCTCCTGCTCCCGCCCCTCCAGCCGGAGGACCAGCGTCCCGTGCCGCAGGAACGCGCCGTCCGCGAGATCCTCCCGCGTCGTGAAACGGAGGAGCCGACCTCGCACCGACGGCAGGAGCCGGACCGTCTCCGGGTCGTCCCCGTTCAGGACGGCGCATCCCGCGGCGTTCTGAGCCTCGAGAAGGCGGGCCTTCGCTGCCACGTAGGCGTCGTAGCTCGGGTAGCGGTCGAGGTGGTCCGGGCTGAGATTGAGCACCACCGCGACATCGGGGCGGAAGGCGTCGATCGTCTCGAGCTGGAACGACGACAGCTCGAGGGCATGGACCGCTTGCGGGGAGTCGAGGGAGAGCAGATCCGCGAACGGCGTTCCCAGATTCCCGCCAGTCCCGCCGGGAATCCCGGACTGCCGGAGGATGGCTCCGATCATCGAGGTCGTCGTGCTCTTCCCGTTGGAGCCGGTGACGGCCACGATCCGCCCGCGGCAGAACCGGTAGGCGAGCTCCACCTCTCCCCAGACCGGGACACCCGCCTCGCGGGCCGCGGCGAGGAGAGGATCGCCCGTGGGGACGCCGGGGCTGACCACGATCAGGTCCGCGTCGCGAGCGAGAGCGGGGGGGTGCCCTCCGGCGACGACGGCCGCTCCGAGGGCGATCGCTCCCGCGGCGGCCTGTCCGAGCTCCGCCTCCGTCCGCCGGTCGGCGGCGGTCACCTTCGCGCCCCTCGACGCGAGGATCCGCGTCGCGGCGAGACCGCTCCGGCCGAGACCGACCACGAGGGCGCGGAGCCCCGCGAGCCTCGGCTCCGTCCGCGAGAGGTTCGGCGCGGCCACGGCGGTGCTCACCTCAGCTTCAGCGTGGCCAGGGCCAGGAGGGCGAACATGATCGCGATGATCCAGAAGCGGATCACCACCTTCGATTCGCTCCAGCCCGCCAGCTCGAAATGGTGGTGCAGCGGCGACATCCGGAAAATCCGCACCCCGCGGAGCTTGAACGACGCCACCTGGAGGATGACCGACAGCGCCTCGACGACGAAGAGCCCGCCGGCGAGCACCAGGAGGAACTCTTGCTTGATCAGGAGCGCGGTGGTCCCGATCGCTCCGCCCAGGGCCATGGAACCCACGTCGCCCATGAAGACCTCGGCGGGGTGGCAGTTGAACCAGAGGAACCCCAGGCTCGCTCCCACCAGCGAGCCGCAAAACACCGTGAGCTCTCCGGTCCCCTTGACGTTGGGAATGCCGAGGTAGTCGGCGACGATGGCGTTGCCCGCCGCGTAGGCGAGCACGGTGAACGCCGAGGAGACCACGAGCACCGACCCGATCGCGAGCCCGTCGAGCCCGTCGGTGAGATTCACCGCGTTGGCGGAGCCTGCGAGCACCAAGACGGCGAACAACACGTAGCCCCACGACAGATCCGGCAGGATCAGCTTGAAGAACGGGAACGAGAGGCGGGTCGTGAAGGTCCCCCGCCACGCGAGCCAGAGGAGCAGCGCGCCGAGGAGGAGTCCGACCAGGACCTGCAGCGAGAACTTCCGGCGGGCGGTCAGCCCCAGGTTCCGCTTTCGCGCGACCTTCAGGTAGTCGTCGGCGAAGCCGATGCTGCCGAAGAGAAGCATCGAGGTCACCGCGATCCAGACGAATCCGTTCCGGAGGTCCGCCCAGAGGAGCGTGGGGAGCACCACGGCGGTGATGATCAGGAGCCCGCCCATCGTCGGGGTCCCGCGCTTCGTCCGGTGAGAGGTCGGTCCCTCGTCGCGGATCTCCTGCCCGATCTGGAACTGGCGCAGCCGGCGGATCAGTCCCGGCCCGAGCACGAACGAGAGAAGGAGCGCGGTGAGCACCGCCATGGCGCTCCTGAAGGTGATGTAGCGGAAGACGTTGAACGCTCCGAAGTGGCCGTGGAGCGGATAGAGGAGGTGGAAGAGCATCAGCGCGCCTCCCCCCGGATTCGCAGGATCGCCTCGACGACCTGCTCGAGGCGGACGCCCCGCGAACCCTTGACCACGACCAGGTCCCCCGGGGCAAGCCGGGGTGGCACCGAGCGGGCGGCGGCGGCCGCGTCCGGCTCGCCCCACGCCTCCGGGATCCGTGCGCGGCGGGCCGCTTCGACGGCCCCCTTCGACCGTGGGCCGACGCCGACGAGCAGGCGCACGCCGGCCTCGACCGCCCACTCGCCGGCCTCTCGGTGGAACGCGGCCTCGTCCGGCCCGAGCTCCAGCATGTCGCCCATCACGAGGATCTTCCGGCCCGCGACGGCGGTGCTCCGCATCGTTCCGATCACGGACTCGAGCGCCGCGGGGTTGCTGTTGTACGACTCGTCCACCAGGAACGCGCCGCCGGCGAGCCGGTGGACCTTCCCGCGTCCGGGCGCCGGCTCCATCTCGGACATCGCGGCCGACGCCTCGTCCAGATCCTGGCCGGCGGCCACGACGCCCGCCAGCGCAGCGAGCGCGTCGAGCGCGGCGTGGGCGCCGCCGAGGCGGAGGACGAGCGAGCGGCTCCGATCTCCGTGCCGGAAGGTGAGCGCGGCCCCCGGGACGAACCGGTCCTCGACCGCTTGGAGCGCGACGTCCGCGCCCGGATCGCGGCCGTACGTCAACCGCGCCCCGGCGTGCCGCGCGGCCTGGACGCGACACCTCTCGTCGTCGAGATTCACCACCGCCACCGACTCGGGCCGGAGAAGGGCGTACAGTTCTCCCTTCGCGGCGGCGATCCCGTCCACCGACTCGAAGAATTCGAGGTGCGCCGGGCGGACGTTGGTCACGAGGGCCACGTCGGGGTCGGCGATCCGGGTCAGCGCGGCAATTTCCCCCGGCGCGCTCATGCCCATCTCGATCACCGCCCATTCCGCATCTCCGGGGCACTCGAGCAGGCTCAGCGGGACTCCCAGGTGGTTATTGAGGTTCCCCCGCGTTCGGTAGACCCGCCGTGACGCGCCGAGCCCCGCCGCCAACAGGTCCTTGGTCGTGGTCTTCCCGGCGCTGCCGGTGACGGCGGCCACGCGAAGCCCGGGGCGCCGCCGGGCGGCGGCGCCGCAACGCGCCAGGGCAAGGACGGGATCGTCCACGCGGAGCAGCGCGGGGGGCGCGGGCTCGTCGGCCGGAGGCTCCTCCCGCACCACCGCCGCCACGGCGCCGGCCCTCGCGGCGGCGGGAAGGAACGCGTGCCCGTCCGCACGTGCTCCGCGCAGCGCGAAGAACACGGCTCCCGCCTTGAGCGTTCTCGTGTCGATGGAGTACGAGTCGGCCCGCGTCTCGGCGTTGCCGCGGACCAGGACCGCGCCGGCGGCGGCCGCGAGCTCTCCGAGCCTAAGCTCCGGCACGGAGGTCTCCCCCCCAGCCGCACGCCGCAAGTGCCTGACGGGCCACCTCGCGGTCGTCCAGGTGCACCACATGGTCGCCGAAGGTCTGCGTCGACTCGTGACCCTTCCCGGCGATCACCACCGCGTCCCCGGGACGCGCCGACGACACCGCCACCGCGACCGCCTCGGGCCGGCTCGGAATCGTGCGGCACCGCGCCGCGCCGCCCGCTACCGACGAGACTCCCGCCTCGACTTCCCGGAGGATCGCCAACGGATCCTCGCTTCGAGGGTTGTCGGAGGTCAGGAAGACGAGGTCCGCGCGCTCGGCGGCCACGCGTCCCATCGCGGGGCGCTTTCCGCGGTCGCGCTCGCCGCCGCACCCGAACACGAGAAGCGTTCGCCCTTCGACGAGATTCCTCAGGGCGTCCATGAGGCTCTCGAGAGCCTGCTCCGTGTGGGCGAAGTCGACGATCACGGTGAACGGCTGCCCTGCGTTCACGCGCTCCATTCGGCCGGGGATGCTCTCGAGCGCGCGGATCCCATCTCCGATCGCGGCGGACGGAAGACCTGCGGCGAGGGCACACGCCGCGGCCGCCGCGACGTTGTCCAAGTTGAAGCGTCCGAGGAGCTTCGTCCGGACAGGGAGGCGCGCGCCGCCGAACTCGAGCACCGCCTCGGATCCTGCGAGGACGCAAGACTCGTCGCGGAGCCGGACCGTGGACTTCTCCGAGCGCCCGAACGTGCTCACGGCCGCACAGGTCCGCGCGGCGAGCACTGCGCCGCGTGGGTCGTCGGCGGGGAGCACGGCCGCCTGGTCAGGGGCGAGGCCCTCGAACAACCTGGCCTTCGCCTCGAAGTAGGCCTCCCTGTCGCCGTGGAAGTCCAGGTGGTCCTGTCCCAGGTTCAGGAACGCGGCGACCGCGAACCGGGCTCCCTCGACCCGCCCGAGGGCCAGCGCGTGGGAGGACACCTCGAGTGCGACCAGGGCGACTCCCGCATCGCGCATCTCCGCCAGGAGCGCGAAGAGGTCGGGTGCCTCGGGGGTGGTGCGGGAAGCGGGGATCTCCGAGCCGCCGAACGCGAAGCCGACGGTACCGATCCTGCCGGGCTTCAGCCCCGCCGCCAATGCGATGGACTCCACGAGGTACGACACCGTGGTCTTGCCGTTGGTCCCGGTGATCCCGACGAGTGACAGCGCCTCGTCCGGCCGCCCGAACCAGTCGCGCGCCAGGAGCCCGGCCGCCCGCCTCGCGTCCTCGACGCGGACCCACGCGATCCCCTCGTCGAGCGCGCTGGGGCGTGGTGACGACGACACGATCGACGACGCGCCTCGCCCTACAGCGTCCGGTACGAAGACGACGCCGTCGATCCGGAAGCCGCGCAGCGCGAAAAACAGGTTTCCGGGAAGCACGCGGCGGGAGTCGAGGCTCACGCCGGTGATCGTGGGGTCGGCGGCGACGGGATCGATCGGCCGCACACCGGCCCGCCGGAGGAGGTCCGACAGCGGCCGCGGCGCGGCGCTCATCGTGTCCTCCTCCGCGCCGCGACGCGGGCCACGGCGGCGAGAGGCTTCCGGGGGTGAGCGGGCGAGACGGCCGCCGCCGGCACCGCCGATGGGTCCTCGGGCGCGCCGAGCCGGATCGCGCAGGCTCCGCCCCCGGGGAGTGGGGAGCCCGGCGCCGGAGTCTGATCCACGACCGCGCCGCTCCCCGCTACGCTCGCGCTGTAGCCCCTGTCGGTGAGCGCGACCACCGCTTCGCGGAGGCTCAGCCCCCGGAGGTCCGGCACTTGGCCGGGCCCCGTGACGACCGGCCCTTCCATCATGACCTCGCCGCCATCTCCCGAGGGGGCCGGCTTCCTGCGAGCGGCCCACGCGTCCGGCGCGGGGGCCGTCTCGCGGGCGGGAGGCAGCGGGTCCTCGTCCGGCGGGACGCGAAGGTACGCGAGGGCATCCGCCATGATCCGGCCGAAGGCCGGCGCGGCGACCTGTCCGCCGTAGTAGGCCCCGCCGCTCGGCGAGTCGAGCACGAGGACGCCCGCGAGGCGCGGCGAGTCCACCGGCCCGAATCCAGCGAACGACGCGACGAACTGGGAGTGGGAGTATCCCTGGCCGGGCACGACCTTCTGGGCGGTCCCGGTCTTGCCCGCGAGGCGATATCCCGGCACCGCCGCCTTCGTGCCGGTGCCGCGCGCGACGACCCCCTCGAGGATTCCGGTCATCGTGCGAGCCGTGCGCTCGGAGACCGCGCGCACGGGCTCGGGGGCGGGGGCGGGATCGAAGCGTCCGGATGCGTCGCGGGTGCCCAGGACGACGCGGGGAGGGACCCGGACACCGCCGTTCGCCACCGTGGCCATCGCCGATGCGACTTGCAGCGCGGTCACCGCGATTTCCTGGCCCATGGAAATCGAGGCGGGGGACAGCACGGACCAGCGCGAGAGCGGCGTGATCTGTCCCGACCGCTCGCCGGGGAGCTCGATCCCGGTGCGGCGACCGAACCCGAACTTCCGGATCGACTCGTCGAAGCGCTCACGAGGGATCGTCCTGCCGACCTTGATGATTCCCACGTTGCTGGATTTCTCGAGGATCTGCCGCACGGAGAGGACGCCGTAGGGATGGTGGTCGCGGATCCTGAACCCCGCGATGGAGATGCTCCCGTTCTGGCAGTCGAAGAGCTGCTCCGGAGCGACCGTCCCGAGCTCCAGCGCCGTGGCCGCGGTGATGACCTTGAACGTCGAACCGGGTTCGTACTGGTCGACCACCGCGCGGTTGCGGCGTCCTTCGGGGGTCGCTTCGCCGTAGCGGTTGGCGTCTGCGGTGGGGCGGTTCGCCATCGCGAGCACCTGCCCCGTCGCGGGATCCAAGAGAATCGCGGCGGCTGCGCGCGAGCCGCTCTCGACCCATGCGCGCTCGAGCTCCCGCTCGACCACGTGCTGGAGGTCGAGATCCAGGGTGAGCACCACGTCGCGCGGTGGCTTCGACGCGGGCTGAACGAGCTGGAGCACCGTCCCGCCGCGGCCATCCCGCACGGCGAGGTAGTGGGAAGAATCCCCCTGAAGGT
Encoded proteins:
- the murC gene encoding UDP-N-acetylmuramate--L-alanine ligase encodes the protein MFRKARRLHFVGVGGAGMSGIAEVLVNMGYPVSGSDLVTSPATRRLAKLGATVHRGHRASYVQDADVLVISSAVRPDNPEVVEARRRRIPVIPRAEMLAELMRMKYGVAVAGSHGKTTTTAMIADVLGNGGLDPTVVIGGRIAALRSGAKLGKGEMMVAEADESDGSFLKMKPTIAVVTNVDREHLDHYADLLAIQDAFLQFVSRVPFYGAVVAYLDDPNVRSILPRVDRRLITYGLSSDAEVSAADVTVAGFGSTFTASRRGVRLGEVRLRVPGRHSVYNALAAIAVGLELDVPFASAARALARFRGVDRRFELLGTAFGAMVVDDYGHHPTEIAATLAAAREGFGVRTIVVFQPHRFTRTRALLEEFGRAFFLADRVIVTEIYPAGETPIPGVNGASVADALVRHGHPSVTFEPDLRKIPALLKGVVREGDLVLTLGAGNVRRTGEELIKLESGPRRRRRTR
- the murG gene encoding undecaprenyldiphospho-muramoylpentapeptide beta-N-acetylglucosaminyltransferase, translated to MRVKEGGRRIVVAGGGTGGHLFPALAVADELRRRHPDAIIAFIGGKRGLETRLVPAAGFRLRTMPLAGLKGASLPGRVAAAAAAAVGTIRCLAWMVAWRPDLVIGVGGYASGPAVLAARLLRVRAMVMEQNHFPGAVNRWLAPRVDAVCVPSDAARSRLGGRGIVTGNPVRREFTSIGPPPSGEALSLLVFGGSRGARSINRAAVGAIPSLGRISPPPRIVHQTGDEDEASVAAAYRDYPGSHEVRAFLDDMAARLAGADLAVCRAGATTLAELAAAGRPAVLVPYPFAADDHQRLNAEAVEDAGAAVVVLDRDLDGSRLAATVAALAADPARRRAMGEAARKLARPDAAERIADVADALLEGGAPGAGGPSAGEEAPDVP
- the ftsW gene encoding putative lipid II flippase FtsW codes for the protein MPKRTAPDRWFLLTTGLLVFWGLLMVGSASHYLAMSLGQSPYHYLLRHSIYVVLGVLALFGTMRLSYRKLDDRRIVLGLVAMTLAALIAVLAMPAAGGARRWFPLGIASVQPSEIAKLVIIVFMAYLLSRKEGQVNDLPKVLGPCVAITGAMAALIAVEPDLGSALMVAALMGVMLFVAGLRWSYIGAVAGAGTVGMAVAVVAEPYRVERIKTFLHPEANLQGSGFQLWQSLIALGNGGTLGAGLGQGQQKAFYLPAAHTDFIFSVVGEELGLVGTSLLLVGFSVLFWRGMRAAVRAPDRFGFYLALGATSLLTIQALIHMAVCLGLFPTKGLPCPFISYGGSSLVASMAAAGLVLNVSQHSS
- the murD gene encoding UDP-N-acetylmuramoyl-L-alanine--D-glutamate ligase yields the protein MSTAVAAPNLSRTEPRLAGLRALVVGLGRSGLAATRILASRGAKVTAADRRTEAELGQAAAGAIALGAAVVAGGHPPALARDADLIVVSPGVPTGDPLLAAAREAGVPVWGEVELAYRFCRGRIVAVTGSNGKSTTTSMIGAILRQSGIPGGTGGNLGTPFADLLSLDSPQAVHALELSSFQLETIDAFRPDVAVVLNLSPDHLDRYPSYDAYVAAKARLLEAQNAAGCAVLNGDDPETVRLLPSVRGRLLRFTTREDLADGAFLRHGTLVLRLEGREQEILPASALRVPGEHNTANALAAALACGLEGCRPEAIARALRAFVALPHRLQHVGTLDGVQFYDDSKATNLDAAGRALLAFPAGTVLLILGGKDKGGDWPALAPAVRERARCVLLVGQAARAIRAGLAGTVPLVDCRTVMTAVRAAYERARPGDVVLLAPGCASFDQYRNFEERGDDFRRSVEGLLPGGGRYA
- the mraY gene encoding phospho-N-acetylmuramoyl-pentapeptide-transferase; the encoded protein is MLFHLLYPLHGHFGAFNVFRYITFRSAMAVLTALLLSFVLGPGLIRRLRQFQIGQEIRDEGPTSHRTKRGTPTMGGLLIITAVVLPTLLWADLRNGFVWIAVTSMLLFGSIGFADDYLKVARKRNLGLTARRKFSLQVLVGLLLGALLLWLAWRGTFTTRLSFPFFKLILPDLSWGYVLFAVLVLAGSANAVNLTDGLDGLAIGSVLVVSSAFTVLAYAAGNAIVADYLGIPNVKGTGELTVFCGSLVGASLGFLWFNCHPAEVFMGDVGSMALGGAIGTTALLIKQEFLLVLAGGLFVVEALSVILQVASFKLRGVRIFRMSPLHHHFELAGWSESKVVIRFWIIAIMFALLALATLKLR
- the murF gene encoding UDP-N-acetylmuramoyl-tripeptide--D-alanyl-D-alanine ligase, coding for MPELRLGELAAAAGAVLVRGNAETRADSYSIDTRTLKAGAVFFALRGARADGHAFLPAAARAGAVAAVVREEPPADEPAPPALLRVDDPVLALARCGAAARRRPGLRVAAVTGSAGKTTTKDLLAAGLGASRRVYRTRGNLNNHLGVPLSLLECPGDAEWAVIEMGMSAPGEIAALTRIADPDVALVTNVRPAHLEFFESVDGIAAAKGELYALLRPESVAVVNLDDERCRVQAARHAGARLTYGRDPGADVALQAVEDRFVPGAALTFRHGDRSRSLVLRLGGAHAALDALAALAGVVAAGQDLDEASAAMSEMEPAPGRGKVHRLAGGAFLVDESYNSNPAALESVIGTMRSTAVAGRKILVMGDMLELGPDEAAFHREAGEWAVEAGVRLLVGVGPRSKGAVEAARRARIPEAWGEPDAAAAARSVPPRLAPGDLVVVKGSRGVRLEQVVEAILRIRGEAR
- a CDS encoding UDP-N-acetylmuramoyl-L-alanyl-D-glutamate--2,6-diaminopimelate ligase, producing MSAAPRPLSDLLRRAGVRPIDPVAADPTITGVSLDSRRVLPGNLFFALRGFRIDGVVFVPDAVGRGASSIVSSSPRPSALDEGIAWVRVEDARRAAGLLARDWFGRPDEALSLVGITGTNGKTTVSYLVESIALAAGLKPGRIGTVGFAFGGSEIPASRTTPEAPDLFALLAEMRDAGVALVALEVSSHALALGRVEGARFAVAAFLNLGQDHLDFHGDREAYFEAKARLFEGLAPDQAAVLPADDPRGAVLAARTCAAVSTFGRSEKSTVRLRDESCVLAGSEAVLEFGGARLPVRTKLLGRFNLDNVAAAAACALAAGLPSAAIGDGIRALESIPGRMERVNAGQPFTVIVDFAHTEQALESLMDALRNLVEGRTLLVFGCGGERDRGKRPAMGRVAAERADLVFLTSDNPRSEDPLAILREVEAGVSSVAGGAARCRTIPSRPEAVAVAVSSARPGDAVVIAGKGHESTQTFGDHVVHLDDREVARQALAACGWGGDLRAGA
- a CDS encoding transpeptidase family protein, with translation MEPLARFRVASFAVAVGILALAIASRLVELQVVRSDEMKAQARRQHEQTVEIGGERGAVLDRAGREIAVSVATSSLFAHPSRVPDPARAARLLAGAIDVPEARILERLRSDQPFVWLRRRMDPSMARAVQSLGLPLGKGQPFGFETEGKRFYPQGQLAVHAVGNANIDQHGVEGIERRFDDDLQGDSSHYLAVRDGRGGTVLQLVQPASKPPRDVVLTLDLDLQHVVERELERAWVESGSRAAAAILLDPATGQVLAMANRPTADANRYGEATPEGRRNRAVVDQYEPGSTFKVITAATALELGTVAPEQLFDCQNGSISIAGFRIRDHHPYGVLSVRQILEKSSNVGIIKVGRTIPRERFDESIRKFGFGRRTGIELPGERSGQITPLSRWSVLSPASISMGQEIAVTALQVASAMATVANGGVRVPPRVVLGTRDASGRFDPAPAPEPVRAVSERTARTMTGILEGVVARGTGTKAAVPGYRLAGKTGTAQKVVPGQGYSHSQFVASFAGFGPVDSPRLAGVLVLDSPSGGAYYGGQVAAPAFGRIMADALAYLRVPPDEDPLPPARETAPAPDAWAARRKPAPSGDGGEVMMEGPVVTGPGQVPDLRGLSLREAVVALTDRGYSASVAGSGAVVDQTPAPGSPLPGGGACAIRLGAPEDPSAVPAAAVSPAHPRKPLAAVARVAARRRTR